A genomic stretch from Salvelinus namaycush isolate Seneca chromosome 25, SaNama_1.0, whole genome shotgun sequence includes:
- the LOC120020692 gene encoding myosin heavy chain, fast skeletal muscle-like yields the protein MSTDAEMQIYGKAALYLRKPERERMEAQAMPFDSKNACYVTDVKELYLKGLITGRTEGKCTVKVTNADGTKVFKEADIYQMNPPKYDKIEDMAMMTYLNEASVLYNLKERYAAWMIYTYSGLFCATVNPYKWLPVYDEVVVNAYRGKKRMEAPPHIFSVSDNAFQFMMIDKENQSVLITGESGAGKTVNTKRVIQYFATIAVSGVKKEVDPSKMKGSLEDQIIAANPLLESYGNAKTVRNDNSSRFGKFIRIHFQGGKLAKADIETYLLEKSRVAFQLPAERGYHIFYQMMTNHKPELVEMTLITTNPYDFPMISQGQISVASIDDKVELDATDDAITILGFSNDEKMAIYKLTGAVMHHGNLKFKQKQREEQAESDGTEVADKIGYLLGLNSAELLKCLCYPRVKVGNEYVTKGQTVPQVYNAVMALAKSIYERMFLWMVIRINEMLDTKNPRQFYIGVLDIAGFEIFDYNSMEQLCINFTNEKLQQFFNHTMFVLEQEEYKKEGIVWAFIDFGMDLAACIELIEKPLGIFSILEEECMFPKASDTTFKNKLNDQHLGKTKAYEKPKPAKGKAEAHFSLVHYAGTVDYNITGWLEKNKDPLNDSVIQMYGKSSVKLLAALYPAAPPEDTTKKGGKKKGGSMQTVSSQFRENLQKLMTNLRSTHPHFVRCLIPNESKTPGLMENFLVIHQLRCNGVLEGIRICRKGFPSRIIYADFKQRYKVLNASVIPEGQFIDNKKASEKLLGSIDINHDDYKFGHTKVFFKAGLLGVLEEMRDEKLAVLVGMVQALSRGFLMRKEFTKMMERRDAIFTVQYNIRSFMNVKTWPWMKVYFKIKPLLKSAETEKELANMKENFDKMKTDLAKALAKKKELEEKMVSMLQEKNDLALQVASESENLNDAEERCEGLIKSKIQLEAKLKETTERLEDEEEMNAELTAKKRKLEDECSELKKDIDDLELTLAKVEKEKHATENKVKNLTEEMASLDESVVKLTKEKKALQEAHQQTLDDLQSEEDKVNTLTKAKTKLEQQVDDLEGSLEQEKKVRMDLERAKRKLEGDLKLAQESIMDLENDKQQSDEKIKKKEFETSQLLSKIEDEQSLGAQLQKKIKELQARIEELEEEIEAERAARAKVEKQRADLSRELEEISERLEEAGGATAAQIEMNKKREAEFQKLRRDLEESTLQHESTAAALRKKQADSVAELGEQIDNLQRVKQKLEKEKSEYKMEIDDLSSNMEAVAKAKGNLEKMCRTLEDQLSEIKTKNDENVRQINDISGQRARLLTENGEFGRQLEEKESLVSQLTRGKQAFTQQVEELKRQIEEEVKAKNALAHGVQSARHDCDLLREQFEEEQEAKAELQRGMSKANCEVAQWRTKYETDAIQRTEELEESKKKLAQRLQEAEETIEATNSKCASLEKTKQRLQGEVEDLMIDVERANAMAANLDKKQRNFDKVLAEWKQKYEEGQAELEGAQKEVRSMSTELFKMKNSYEEALDHLETLKRENKNLQQEIGDLTEQIGETGKSIHELEKAKKTVETEKSEIQTALEEAEGTLEHEESKILRVQLELNQIKGEVDRKLAEKDEEMEQIKRNSQRMMDSMQSTLDSEVRSRNDALRVKKKMEGDLNEMEVQLSHSNRQAAEAQKQLRNVQGQLKDAQLHLDDAVRAADDMKEQAAMVERRNGLMVAEIEELRVALEQTERGRKVAETELVDASERVGLLHSQNTSLLNSKKKLESDLVQVQGEVEDIVQEARNAEEKAKKAITDAAMMAEELKKEQDTSSHLERMKKNLEVTVKDLQHRLDEAENLAMKGGKKQLQKLESRVRELENEVEAEQRRGVDAVKGVRKYERRVKELTYQTEEDKKNVARLQDLVDKLQMKVKAYKRQAEEAEEQANSHMSKFRKVQHELEEAEERADIAESQVNKLRAKTRDTGKGKEVAE from the exons ATGAGTACGGACGCTGAGATGCAGATCTACGGCAAGGCTGCCTTGTACCTTCGTAAACccgagagggagaggatggaggcaCAAGCCATGCCGTTTGATTCAAAGAACGCCTGCTATGTGACAGACGTCAAGGAGCTGTACCTTAAGGGTTTGATCACTGGCAGGACAGAGGGAAAGTGTACTGTCAAAGTCACAAATGCTGACGGCACCAAAGTG TTCAAAGAAGCAGACATCTACCAGATGAACCCCCCGAAGTACGACAAGATTGAGGACATGGCCATGATGACCTACCTGAATGAAGCCTCTGTGTTGTATAACCTCAAAGAGCGTTATGCAGCATGGATGATCTAT ACCTACTCTGGGCTCTTCTGTGCCACGGTGAACCCCTACAAGTGGCTCCCCGTGTACGACGAAGTCGTTGTCAACGCCtacagagggaagaagaggatgGAGGCTCCACCCCATATCTTCTCCGTCTCTGACAACGCCTTCCAGTTCATGATGATTG ATAAGGAGAACCAGTCCGTCCTGATTAC CGGAGAATCCGGTGCAGGAAAGACTGTCAACACCAAGCGTGTCATCCAGTACTTCGCCACCATCGCAGTTTCTGGTGTCAAGAAGGAAGTAGACCCCAGCAAAATGAAG GGGTCTCTTGAGGATCAGATCATTGCAGCTAACCCTCTGCTGGAGTCTTATGGTAATGCCAAGACAGTGAGGAACGACAACTCGTCGCGCTTT GGTAAATTCATCAGGATTCACTTCCAAGGTGGTAAACTGGCTAAAGCTGATATTGAGACCT acctgcTAGAGAAGTCCAGAGTGGCCTTCCAGCTGCCTGCTGAGAGAGGCTACCATATCTTCTACCAGATGATGACCAACCACAAACCTGAGCTAGTTG AAATGACGCTCATCACCACCAACCCTTACGACTTCCCCATGATCAGCCAGGGTCAGATCAGTGTGGCCAGCATCGACGACAAGGTCGAGCTGGATGCCACCGAT GATGCCATTACAATCCTGGGATTCTCTAACGATGAGAAAATGGCCATCTACAAGCTGACAGGAGCTGTAATGCACCATGGCAACTTGAAATTCAAGCAGAAGCAGCGTGAGGAGCAGGCcgagtcagatggaacagagg TGGCTGATAAAATCGGCTACCTGCTGGGCCTGAACTCAGCTGAGTTGTTGAAGTGTCTGTGCTACCCCAGAGTGAAGGTCGGTAACGAGTACGTGACCAAGGGACAGACTGTGCCTCAG GTTTATAATGCAGTCATGGCTTTGGCCAAGTCCATCTACGAGAGGATGTTCTTGTGGATGGTCATCCGTATCAACGAGATGTTGGACACCAAGAATCCAAGGCAGTTCTATATCGGTGTGCTCGATATTGCCGGATTTGAGATCTTTGAT TACAACAGCATGGAGCAGCTGTGCATCAACTTCACCAATGAGAAACTGCAAcagtttttcaaccacaccatGTTCGTCCTGGAACAAGAGGAGTACAAGAAGGAGGGAATCGTCTGGGCCTTCATTGACTTCGGCATGGACTTGGCTGCCTGCATTGAGCTTATTGAGAAG CCATTGGGCATCTTCTCCATCCTTGAAGAGGAGTGCATGTTCCCCAAGGCTTCAGACACTACCTTCAAGAACAAGCTGAACGACCAGCATCTTGGCAAAACCAAGGCATATGAGAAGCCCAAGCCTGCCAAAGGCAAGGCAGAGGCCCACTTCTCCCTGGTGCACTACGCCGGCACTGTGGACTACAACATCACTGGCTGGCTGGAGAAGAACAAGGACCCCCTGAACGACTCAGTTATTCAGATGTACGGGAAGTCCTCAGTCAAACTGTTGGCTGCACTGTATCCCGCTGCACCACCTGAGG ATACAACCAAGAAAGGAGGCAAGAagaagggtggttccatgcagacTGTGTCCTCCCAGTTCAGG GAGAACTTACAAAAGCTGATGACCAACTTGAGGAGCACTCATCCTCACTTTGTACGCTGCCTGATCCCCAACGAGTCAAAGACTCCAG GTCTGATGGAGAACTTCCTGGTTATCCACCAGCTCAGGTGTAATGGTGTTCTGGAGGGGATCAGAATCTGCAGAAAGGGCTTCCCCAGCAGAATCATCTATGCTGACTTCAAGCAGag GTACAAAGTACTGAATGCCAGTGTCATCCCAGAGGGCCAGTTCATTGACAACAAGAAGGCTTCTGAGAAGTTGCTTGGGTCCATTGATATAAATCACGACGAttacaagtttggacacaccaag GTGTTCTTCAAAGCCGGTCTGCTGGGTGTCTtggaggagatgagagatgagaagcTGGCTGTTCTGGTCGGCATGGTCCAGGCTCTCAGCCGTGGATTCCTCATGAGAAAAGAGTTCACCaagatgatggagaggag AGATGCCATCTTCACCGTCCAGTACAACATCCGTTCATTCATGAATGTGAAAACCTGGCCATGGATGAAGGTGTACTTCAAGATCAAGCCCCTGCTGAAGAGCGCTGAGACTGAGAAGGAGCTGGCCAACATGAAGGAGAACTTCGACAAGATGAAGACAGACCTGGCCAAGGCGCTTGCCAAGAAGAAGGAGTTGGAGGAGAAGATGGTGTCCATGCTGCAAGAGAAGAACGACCTGGCACTCCAAGTTGCATCT GAATCAGAGAATCTGAACGATGCTGAGGAAAGGTGTGAGGGGCTCATCAAGAGCAAGATCCAGCTGGAGGCCAAACTCAAAGAGACGACAGAGAggctggaggatgaggaggagatgaaTGCTGAGTTGACTGCCAAGAAGAGGAAGCTGGAGGATGAGTGTTCTGAGCTGAAGAAGGACATTGATGACCTGGAGCTCACCCTGGCCAAAGTGGAGAAGGAGAAGCATGCCACTGAAAACAAG GTTAAAAACCTGACAGAAGAGATGGCGTCTTTGGATGAGAGCGTTGTCAAGCTGACCAAGGAGAAGAAAGCCCTCCAAGAGGCCCACCAGCAGACACTGGACGACCTGCAGTCAGAGGAGGACAAAGTCAACACTCTGACCAAGGCCAAGACCAAGCTGGAACAGCAAGTGGACGAC CTTGAGGGATCTCTGGAGCAAGAGAAGAAGGTCCGTATGGACCTtgagagagcaaagagaaagCTGGAGGGAGATCTGAAACTGGCCCAGGAGTCCATAATGGACCTGGAGAATGACAAGCAGCAGTCTGATGAGAAAATCAAGAA GAAGGAGTTTGAGACATCCCAGCTCCTCAGTAAGATTGAGGATGAGCAGTCTCTGGGAGCTCAGCTACAGAAGAAGATCAAGGAActccag gcCCGTattgaggagctggaggaggaaaTTGAAGCTGAGCGTGCTGCCAGGGCCAAGGTTGAGAAGCAGAGGGCCGATCTCTCCAGGGAACTTGAGGAGATCAGCGAGAGGCTGGAGGAGGCCGGAGGCGCCACTGCTGCTCAGATTGAGATGAACAAGAAGCGCGAGGCTGAGTTCCAGAAGCTGCGTCGTGATCTTGAAGAGTCCACCCTGCAGCATGAGTCCACAGCCGCCGCTCTGCGCAAAAAGCAGGCCGACAGTGTGGCTGAGCTCGGGGAGCAGATCGACAACCTGCAGCGCGTCAAGCAgaagctggagaaggagaagagtgAGTACAAGATGGAGATTGATGACCTCTCCAGCAACATGGAGGCCGTCGCCAAGGCTAAG GGCAATCTGGAGAAGATGTGCCGTACTCTTGAGGACCAGCTGAGTGAGATCAAGACTAAGAATGATGAGAATGTTCGCCAGATCAACGACATCAGTGGACAGAGGGCCAGACTCCTGACAGAAAATG GTGAGTTTGGCCGCCAGCTGGAGGAGAAGGAATCCCTGGTGTCTCAGCTGACCAGAGGCAAACAGGCCTTCACCCAGCAGGTTGAGGAGCTGAAGAGGCAGATTGAAGAGGAGGTCAAG GCTAAAAACGCACTGGCCCACGGTGTCCAGTCTGCCCGCCATGACTGTGACCTCCTGAGGGAGCAGTTTGAGGAGGAGCAAGAGGCCAAGGCAGAGCTGCAACGCGGCATGTCCAAGGCAAACTGTGAGGTGGCTCAGTGGAGGACTAAGTATGAAACTGATGCTATCCAGCGcacagaggagctggaggagTCCAA AAAGAAACTGGCCCAGCGTCTGCAGGAGGCTGAGGAGACCATTGAGGCGACAAACTCCAAGTGCGCCTCCCTGGAGAAGACCAAACAGAGGctgcagggagaggtggaggacctCATGATTGACGTTGAGAGAGCCAACGCAATGGCCGCCAACCTCGACAAGAAGCAGAGGAACTTTGACAAG GTTCTAGCAGAATGGAAGCAGAAGTATGAGGAGGGACAGGCTGAGCTGGAAGGAGCTCAGAAGGAGGTTCGCTCTATGAGCACTGAACTCTTCAAGATGAAGAACTCCTACGAGGAGGCTCTGGATCATCTGGAGACTctgaagagagagaacaagaacctGCAAC AGGAGATTGGTGACCTGACTGAGCAGATCGGAGAGACTGGCAAGAGCATCCATGAGCTGGAGAAGGCCAAGAAGACCGTGGAGACAGAGAAGTCTGAGATCCAGACCGCTCTGGAGGAGGCTGAG GGAACACTGGAGCACGAGGAATCCAAGATTCTGAGAGTGCAGCTGGAGCTGAACCAGATCAAGGGTGAGGTGGACAGGAAGCTGGCTGAGAAGGACGAGGAGATGGAGCAGATCAAGAGGAACAGCCAGAGGATGATGGACTCCATGCAGAGCACCCTGGACTCTGAGGTCAGGAGCAGGAATGATGCCCTGAGGgtgaagaagaagatggagggagacctGAACGAGATGGAGGTCCAGCTGAGCCACTCCAACAGGCAGGCCGCTGAGGCCCAGAAACAGCTGAGGAACGTTCAGGGACAGCTCAAG GATGCCCAATTGCACCTTGATGATGCTGTTCGTGCCGCAGATGATATGAAGGAGCAGGCAGCCATGGTGGAGCGCAGGAACGGTCTGATGGTGGCTGAAATCGAGGAGCTGAGAGTTGCtctggagcagacagagagaggccgcAAAGTGGCTGAGACTGAGCTGGTAGACGCCAGTGAGCGTGTTGGACTGCTGCACTCCCAG AACACCAGCCTTCTGAACTCCAAGAAGAAGCTGGAGTCTGACCTGGTGCAGGTGCAGGGAGAGGTGGAAGACATTGTCCAGGAGGCCAGGAATGCAGAGGAGAAGGCCAAGAAGGCCATCACTGAC GCGGCCATGATGGCTGAGGAGCTGAAGAAGGAGCAGGACACCAGCTCTCACCTGGAGAGGATGAAGAAGAACCTGGAGGTCACAGTCAAGGACCTGCAGCACCGCCTGGATGAGGCTGAGAACCTGGCCATGAAGGGAGGCAAGAAGCAGCTCCAGAAACTGGAGTCCAGG GTGCGTGAGCTTGAGAATGAGGTGGAGGCTGAGCAGAGAAGAGGTGTAGATGCAGTCAAGGGAGTCCGCAAGTATGAGCGCAGAGTCAAGGAGCTCACCTACCAG ACCGAGGAGGATAAGAAGAACGTTGCCAGACTTCAGGACCTGGTAGATAAGCTGCAGATGAAAGTCAAGGCCTACAAGAGGCAGGCTGAGGAGGCG GAGGAACAAGCCAACAGCCACATGTCTAAGTTCAGGAAGGTTCAGCATGAgctggaggaggctgaggagcGTGCTGACATCGCTGAGTCTCAAGTCAACAAGCTCAGAGCCAAGACCCGCGACACTGGAAAG GGCAAAGAAGTTGCTGAATAA